GTGAACACCGAGGCGCGGCGGCCGCCCGCGGCGAAGGACTGCCGCAGAATCTCGATGAGCTCGCCGCGACGCCCAGCGCTCGTGACCAGTACGTTCGGTCGGCCGTGCCGCATGAATTCTCCCCCCGACTACCACTAGGACTGTTTCGCCGAAGGTTCACACTAATCTCATCCGGGACGGAGGAGTGTGGGGATCAGTTCGGCTCTGGGCACTTCACCCAGCCGCCGACCATCGGGTCGAGCGAACGAGCCTCAGATTCGACGATCCTTGGGTGCTGGGTCTGGGTGGTGCGAGCCGCACACTGAGGTTCCTGAGGATTGAGCAAGCGACTGGGGAGCCGTAAAGGTCAGGTCATTGCAGGAGAGCTTCATGACCCGCCGACCACGCAACCGCCACGGAGTGCAACTCGGCGGTCTATGCTCAGCTTTGTTCAGGTGCTCGAAAGTGGGGATGTTGAGTGAAGAGTCTGCTGAAGTCCATCAGGTGGCGTTTTGTCGAACGCTTCTACGCGGACCACGGCAAGAGTGCCCACGTCACGAAAGAGCTGCAACTGCTTCTGGGCGAGCTCCCTGCGAGTGCGACCGGACTGAACGTAGGGGCCGGAAGTTCTCGACTTGACCCGAGACTCAAGAACCTGGACCTCAAGGATGGTCCGCTCGTAGATATTGTCGGGGACGCCGCAAATCTGCCGCTCCCGGATTGCAGTCTGGATCTAGTCGTTACTCAGGAGACTCTGGAACACGTTTCGGACCCTGCGACGGTCATGCGGGAAGTCGCACGAGTCCTACGCCCTGGTGGCAAACTCTACCTGCAGGTTCCATTTATCATCGGATTTCATCCATCCCCACACGACTACTGGCGTTTCACCGAGGAGGGGATCTCAAGGCTTGCCGAGTCCTCGGGGCTCCGCGCAGTGCGTCGGCAGCAGTCTGTCGGGGCGGCGACGGGCTTTTACCGGGTAGCTGTCGAGTTCTTTGCAATCCTCCTTTCGGGAAAGTCGACCCCGCTGTATCGGGTAGTCAAGGCGATTTTCTCAGTGTTGCTTTTTCCGGTGAAACGTCTCGACACGGTGTGCGCGCGCTCACCGCAGGCCGGTCGTATCGCTGGAGGTTTCTACGTCGTCGCAGTCAAGGATTGAGTCCCCCGCGCTTACGCAAGTGACGGTCAGTACGGCGGTGGTCAGATGTCGCAATCAAATCACCGGGACCCTGCTCGGGTCCGACTCGCCGGCGAGCGCGGCACTGATTCCTACCGCGTACACCTCGTGCTACCCGAATGTGCGCGGGCCGAGCTCCGAGAAAGTGGATTGGGTGCGAGATAGTCAGCAGGCTTAACACTAGAGCCGAACTAAAGGGCCCGTTTGATCGGACCGCGAATGAAGATGTGAGGTTCACGTGAGCGCGCCGGTGAGAGGTTTGATACCCAATCTCTGTAGGGGACGGTGCGATGGGCTTCGATGGCCTCACGCTGCCGCGAGCACTCTCGATTGTCAGCCTCGTGGCTACCGAGTTTCGGTGTGTTGTGCGCGGCCTTCCTCGATCTCGCGCACGGTCGGGCCACCGAAGAACGGCAACCCCTCCGACTTGCGGATGAATCCCCAGACGATCGGCACGAGGACCAGCACCATGACGCCCGTGGCCGCGATCAGCATTGGGTAGGTCTCGTCCTCGGCAGCGCCCAGCGGCGCCCAACCGGCCTTGTCGAGCAGTGCGACGCCCGACATGCAGAGCACGACGACGATGCCGCGGCGGATGATCGACTGGGGCACCGCAGGCGCCAGGCGCGAGCCGATGATGGTGCCCGGCACGGAGCCGATGATGAGCGGGATGGTGAGTCCCCAGTCGAGGCCGTGGGCCAGGATGTTGGCGATCGCAGCCGCCAGCACCAGCGGCACCGCCTGCACCAGGTCGGTGCCGACCAGCTTCACCGCCGACAGCGCCGGGTAGAGCATGAGCAGGGCCACCATGATGACCGAGCCGGAGCCGACCGACGTGACGCCGACCAGCAACCCGCCAACCGCGCCGACGGCGATCGTTGGGATGGGGCGGATCTGCACCTTGCTGTCGTCGGGCTCGAAGCCGCGACGGACGGCGCGCAGGTTGATGTAGAGGCGCAGCGCGTAGGTGGCGGCTGCGAAGAGCAGGGCGAAGCCGATGCAGATCTTCAGGACGTCGTCGACCTTGTCAGGGTCGACCACCGCTTTGACGAGGAACGGGCCGAGGAAGGCCATCGGCACCGAACCGACGATCAGCCACTTGGCCATCTCGAAGTTCGGCGCGCCGTGGCGCGAGTGCACGATCGCGCCGCCGGACTTGTAGACGGCGGCCGCGGTCAGGTCCGCAGTGATGACGGCCTTGGTGTCGCCGACGCCGAGAAAGATCAGCGCCGGCGTCATGAGGGCTCCGCCACCCATGCCTGTCAGACCGACGACGATGCCGACGGCGAAGGCCGCGGCCGCGATCTGCAGGAACTCGGTCATGTGGTGACTCCAGGTGCACGCTCGCCCGACGGGTGGGGGAGGTAGCCGGACTCGTCCAGGGCGTCGAGCACCTCCGCGAGGCAGTCCTCGATGCTGCGGCCGGTGGTGTCGACGCGGACGTCGGCGTCGGCCGGCTCCTCGTAGGGCGACGATATGCCCGTGAACTCCGGGATCTCGCCGCGGCGCGCCCTGGCGTAGAGGCCCTTGCGGTCACGCCGCTCGCACTCCTCGACGGGGGTGGCTACGTGGATGAGGAAGAAGACTCCGCCCGCGGCATCGACCATGGCTCGCACCTGCTGCCGGGTCTCGTCGAACGGCGCGATCGGGCTGCAGATCGCCAAACCGCGGTGCCGACTGATTTCGGCGGCCACCCAGCCGATGCGGCGGATGTTGGTCTCGCGATCGGCCTTGGAGAAGGTGAGGCCGGCGGAGAGGTTCCGGCGTACGACGTCACCGTCGAGGCTCGTGATGGTGCGTTCACCCCGCTCGAGGACGACGTCGGTCAGTGCGCGAGCCAGGGTGGACTTACCGCTGCCGGAAAGGCCGGTGAAGAACAGCACCAGACCGATCTCACTCGGGGGCAGGATCTCGGCGTCCACGACCGCGGCCACCTCGTCAGGAAGCTCGCCGTCGCCCGGGACCGCGAAGACGTCTCCGGCGGCGTAGGCCGATGTCACGATCTCCCCCAGTGAGTGGTCGTCTGACGCGCGGCCCGGACCACGGGAGGCCAGGGGCGCAGCCACCACGGCGGCGTTCGGCAGGAGGTCCGCGGCGGCGAGGGTCGCTCGCAGGAGGCCGGTCGCGGACAGTGGACGGCCCTCGAAGCTCGGTGTGCCGTGCCCGACCAGTGCGAGCAGGACGACCTGGCGGTTCTGGGCTCGGTCGGTGATGCCCTCGATATCGGCTGACGTCAATGGGCCGGCCACCGGGATCGTCAGAGTGTCCTCGCCGTACATTTCATGCACCTGGGCGGGCGAGAGGTAGAGCCGACGGAACGCGCCGAACACATGGTGCCCCCGTGACTCGACCGCGCCGGCGAGCCCGGTGCCCTGCTCGGCATCAAACCTGTCCTCAACCGTCAAGTGTGCCAGGGCGGTGCCCTCGGGATCGACGAGCTCCAGACCGTCTCGTCCGAGTGCAGCGGCCACAGACGCTGGTACAACGAGTTGGACGAGATCGTCCGCGCCGCCAAATCCTTGGCGGCCGCCGAGGGCGCCGTAGGCGATGAGCTCCAGATCGTCGAGCTCGCGGGGCGAAGGGCAGTGCTGTGGGGGGGCAGTCACGCGCTCATTATGGGTCTTGCCGCTCAACTTTGCGCCGCACCTGCTGCTGTCGGGCAGAGCGTGCGCCAAGTAGGGACCTGCGGCGGTTGCCAAACCGAGCAGAGCCATTGATAGAGTGCGCGCGTATTGGCAAATCGGGGGTTCACGGGGGCTTCGCGCCGCCGCCCTCACAACATTGAGTTCGTGAGGACATCATGATCAAGAAAGCGGCCGTCAAGGCCACCGTCGGCACCGCCGCAGCTTCGCTGCTCTTCCTGCCGGGAGCGACCATGGTCGCAGCACCGTCACTCGAGCTCATGGCCTGCTCGTACCCGGACTCCGTTGTGACGACGACCGAGCTCGAGCTCGCCAAGTCAGTCGTTCGCCGAGGTGAGCGCAACCAGGCCCGGGTCGAGGTGCGGTCCAGTGGACCCACGCCGCGGGGCGAGGTGCGGCTGACGATCCGCAAGGACACGCGAAACGGGTCCAAGGTCGTTTGGGGACGCACCAAGGGACTCAACCAGAACGGCGTTGCGCGATTCAAGCGTGTCAAGACCAACCTTGCGCCTGACACCTACGAGGTGCGCGCTCAGTACCTGGGGAAGTGCCGATTCCGCGACTCCAGTGACACGGACTTCATGACGGTTCGGCCGCGCCGCTGATCGATCAGCAACCCTCTGAGTCCTCCTCACGCATGGCTCGGAGCCGATCTGATCGCAACGGACTCCGACGAGGCATTCTCGCCGGAGTCTTTGTTGTGCTTTTTCTCTTGCTGTTCACGGTGTGGCAGGCCCTTGTCGTCAAGAATGCGCTGACGGACGCGGCTGCTGACCTGAAGGTCGCCGCGAAGAAGTTTGGTGAGGGACGTGACCGTCAGGCGGCTGCGCGTCTCGAGGCCGCTGCATCGTCAGCGAGTCGAGCGCAACGCAACACCACCGGTCCCATTTGGTGGATCGCCAGCTACCTACCCGACGTCGGCGACGACGTCGAGGCCGTGCGGACAGTTAGTGCTGTCGCCGATGACTTGCTGGGTGGGGCCCTCCCAGGGCTGACGGAAGGCGGGTCCGCAGCGAGACCTGAGGCCTTCCGACCTGTGCGTGGGCGATTTGACATCGAGGGGATCAAAGCTGCTCAGCCGATCCTCGCCTCCTTGGCCGACGACGTCTCCAAAGGGAATGCGCGGGTTGCAACGCTTGATACTCCAGGGCTGATCGTCCCTCTGAGAACGAGGGTCCTTGACCTGCAGGAGACGCTGGAACTCGCCGACTCTGCCGCGAGAGCTGCTGCCTCGGCGGCAGAACTCATGCCCACGATGCTGGGTCAGGACGGCAAACGGACCTATCTTCTGCTGTTCCAGAACAATGCTGAGATCCGAGCGCAAGGCGGCATGCCGGGGGCCCTCGCGATCATCGAGGCCGAGGATGGGAGCGTTCGCATGACGCGGCAAGGGGCTCCTCGCGACATCGGAACGTTTCCGCGCCCCTTCGTCGATCTCACCGGGGAGGAAGTGGAACTCTTCACGACTCGGGCAGCCATCTATCCCCAGGACACCGTCTTCATCCCAGACTTCCCGCGAAGCTCGAGCATCGTCAGTCAGATGTGGGAGCGTCGCCAACCCGAGGAACTTGACGGAGTCCTGTCGGTGGACCCAGTTGCTCTCTCGTACTTGTTGCGGGCGACAGGCCCGGTCCGATTGGCTGGCGGCCAGGTCGTCACAGCGACGGACGCTCGTGACTACCTCATGCGGGAGGTGTACCTCGACGTCCGGGGCGAGAAGGCGCAGAACACGATCTTTGCTGACACCGCAAGAGGCGCGTTCGACGCCTTGACAGGCGGATCGGTCGAACCCGCGGCACTGTTGCGCGCGGTGGCGGAAGCAACCACCGAACGCAGGATCATGGTGTGGTCGGAAAGATCCGAGGAGCAAGACTTGCTCGCCGGAACTGCGATCGGTGGGGACCTGCCGGTAGCCGCAAACGAGCGCCCCGAGGTGGGCGTCTATGTGAACGACTCCGCAGCGGACAAGTTGAGCGCCTATTTCGACTACCGGGTGGATGTCAGCGCTCGAACGTGCTCGGCCGATCGGCAAACGCTCGACGTGCAGGTCACGATGACCTCGACGGTGCCTGCAGGAGTCACCCTTCCGACATCGGTCGTTGGCCCCCCAACCAACCCAACGCGCCCTGGGGACATCTTGAACTCCGTCTATCTCTATGCGCCGCCAGGTGGCTACATCGTGTCAGCAGATCTCGATGGACAAGAGCCGCCACTCGGTGACTACACCTACAGGGGACGCGATGTCGGCGCGGTTACCGTGGGGCTGGAGAGAGGCGAGACCCGAACCCTCTCCTATGAGGTTCGGACGGGTGAGGGCGAGACGGGCGACCCCCGTCTGATCACCACACCAGGGGCGCTCGGCAGTGGGATGGGTGACGTCAGTGCCACAGCATGCTGACCGAGCGAGAGGATCGGCGTGAGCCAAGCGGGGCCGTATCGCGTTCTCACCGTTTGTCTGGGGAACATCTGCCGCTCTCCGTTGGCTGAGCGACTCCTCGCCACCCGGCTCAATGGCGCCGCTGAAGGTGGCTTCGCGGTTTCATCGGCGGGTGTCATCGGGATGATCGGTCGCTCGATGGAGCCGGCCGCGGCCGCTCAGCTCGAGCGGCTCGGCGGCAACCCGTCCGGATTCGTCGCCCGGCGGCTTGACGTTCATCACGTCAGGAATGCGGACCTCGTCCTTACCGCAACCGTCGACGTACGCAGGCAGGCCCTGGAGGAGGCGCCGGGTGCGCTCCGGCGTACCTTCACGTTGCTCGAATTCGCGGCGCTCTGCTCCACCGCCGGGCCAGAGCTGCGCGGGCGCCCTCGTGAGCTCGTGGCGGACGCCGCTGTCCGCCGGGCCACCGTGGGTGGCCAGGAGCTCGACATCCCCGACCCGATGGGGCGGTCGGATCGTACGCACGCCCGCGTGGCGGACCTCATCGACGGTGCAGTCGAAACCATCGTGGCCGCCCTGACGTCGCGTGGTTCGCGAGCAGACGGAAGTGCTAGCCGCGGCTAGCACCTGATTTCGTTATGCAGGCAAGGCGCGAACGTAGGCCAGGTCACAGGCTTCCAGCTTGCAATTGCTTGCTCTAGTTAGCACCATGGAGTCATGGCAACACCGCTAGGCAGGACGATGGGGTCGCTGGGCGACTACCTCCGAGAGCAGCGACTCGCCAACAAGCTGTCGCTGCGTCAGCTCGCTGATGCAGCGGGGGTCTCCAACCCCTACCTCAGCCAGATCGAGCGAGGCCTGCGGCGTCCCTCCGCCGAGGTCCTGCAGTCGATCGCGACCGCCCTGCGCATCTCGGCCGAGACGCTCTACGTCCGCGCCGGGATCCTCAGCCCCGACGACAGCGAGATTCGCTCGGTCGAGCTGGCCATCCTGGCCGACCCGGGACTCTCCGACCGTCAGAAGCAGTCGCTCGTCGACATCTATCGATCGTTCCGTGCATCCAACGACACCACCCCCGAAGGAGACTGACATGGCCCAGGCCACGCAGTTCAAGCTCGACCCGACCAAGCCCCTCTACGCCCTCGCCGGCACCGCCGACGTCGCCGTCGAGCGCGGCCGCAAGCTGGCCGCCGACGTCCAGTCGCAGCTCGACGACGCCGTCGCGCGACTGTCGAAGCTCGACACCGACCCCAAGGCACTCGGCGACACCGCCCGCAAGCAGGTGGGCGAGCAGCTCGACTCCGTGCTCACCGACGTCAAGAAGGCCCAGGTCCGGCTCGAGCGTCGTATCGCTGAGCTCCAGGGTGAGGCCAAGAGCCTCCCGAAGACCGTCGAGGCCCGTTTCGCCGAGCTCCAGGGTGAGCTGAAGGCCCTGCCGAAGCGCATCGAGGCGGTCATCGCCGAGCTCCAGGCAGAGGCGAAGTCCTTCCCCGGCAAGGCCGAGGCTCGCTTCAACGAGCTGCAGGGCGAGCTCCGGTCGCTGGTCAGCAAGTACGAGGCGCGCGCCGCCGAGCTGCGCAAGGAGGTCGAGAAGGCCCTCGACGAGCAGGTCAGCGCGTTCGCGTCCCTCGCCGCTCGAGGCGAGACCGCCGTGGCGAAGGTCCGCGGCGAGAGCGTCCCGCAGAAGGCCGCCGCCAAGAAGTCGCAGGCGAAGTCGGCCGTGACCAAGAAGTCGTCCGCCGCGAAGTCGACCGCCGCGAAGAAGTCGTCGGCCGCGAAGTCGACCACGGCGAAGAAGACCTCCGCCGCGAAGTCGACGGCCACCAAGAAGACCTCCGCTGCGAAGTCGACGGCGACCAAGAAGACCTCCGCTGCGAAGTCGACGGCCGCGAAGAAGGCTCCTGCCACTTCCGCGTGAGCCGCTCGCCGGCGCTGACGCCGGTCGATCCCGGACCAGTCGAGCTCGTCTGACCCTCCACATCGGCGATCTCGACTGCCAGCAGGGCGTGACCTCGACCTCCCGTGAGGTCGGGGTCACGCTGCGTCTGAGGAGGTTGATCGGCCTCGGCGGCTAGGCTGAGGCGGTGGACCTCTTCGCCCTGCCCAGCCTGATCCTGCTGGTCGTCAAGCTGGCGACCTTCGTGCTGCAGGCGTTCGCGTTCGTCGACGCGTTGACCCACCGTGCCGAGGCCTACGTCGCAGCGGACAAGCTCACCAAGCCGGCCTGGTGCATCATCCTCGGCGTCGCCACCGCGTCGCAGCTCGTCTTCCGTGACCCGATCAACCTGTTCAACCTGGCGGGCACGATCGCTGCTCTGGTCTACGTGCTCGACGTACGCCCCACCCTGCGCGAGCTGACGCGTCGTCGCTGAGCCGGGCTCTCGTCTCGGGGACGGGCGTCAGTCCGACGGGCGGTCGGTGCCCGCTGTGCTGCCGCCCTGTCGCTGGCGCGGGACGCTGATGCTCGTCTCCGTGACCGTGTAGGGCGCCAGGCGCAGCTCGAGCCGGTCGCAGGGAGAGTCGATCGTGGTCGCCTCCGGCTGCTGACGGTGACCTACGACGCTGGCAAGCGCATCTCTGATACTCATCTGGATCCCCCGTGATCCTTCTAGTGCATCGGACCGATTGCCGAGTGCCATCGGCGAGCGCTAGGTGGCTTCGACGGTAACACCGACGGGTGGTGCGATCACCACCCGAAAGGGCCACGGGTCGGTCTCGTTCTCGCATCGCCCCTGGACGCCGTACCAACTGGTTGGTATGTTCCGTGGCCATGACGACGCGCACCGCCCGGGGGACCGCACGCACGCGGCTGCTCGAGGCTGCCCTGCGCGTCATCCGCGAGCGCGGTCTGCACGCCACCACGGTCGACGACCTCTGCGCCGCGGCCGGCGTCACCAAGGGAGCGTTTTTCCACCACTTCGCCTCCAAGGACGAGCTGGCCGTCGCGGCCGCCGACCACTGGAGCTCCTCGACCGGCGCGATGTTCGCCGCCTCCGACTTCCGCGCGCTCACCACCCCGTGGGAGCGCATCATGGGCTACCTCGAGCTGCGGGAGAACCTGCTCGACGGCGACGTCGCGGAGTTCACCTGCCTGGTCGGCACCATGGTCCAGGAGGCCTACGCCACCCACCCCGAGGTCCGCGACGCCTGCCGGGCCAGCATCCTCGGCCACGCCGGCACGCTGGTCTCCGACTTCGGTGACCTCATCGCGACGTACGGCGCGCCCGCCTCGGTCACCGCGACCGGGCTGGCCGAGCACACCCAGACCGTGCTCCAGGGCTCGTTCGTGCTGGCCAAGGCCACCGACGACGCCTCCGCCGTCATCGTCGCGATCGACCACCTGCGCCGCTACCTCGAGCTGCTCTTCCCCGCCGCTGCCGCCCCCAAGGAGACCCCGTGACCGTCGCCGTCCTGCTTCCTGTCCCGTTATCCGCTCGCATCCTGTCGGTGCCGTCTGTTGAGGTGTCCTCATGACCACGTACGCAGTCGAGGCCGACGACCTCGTCAAGAAGTTCGGCGACACCCTGGCCGTCGACCACGTCAGCTTCCAGGTGCCGGAGGGCTCGGTCATGGGCGTCCTCGGGCCCAACGGAGCCGGCAAGACGACCACGGTGCGGATGCTGACCACGATGTCGCGCCCCACCAGCGGCACCGGACGGGTCGCCGGCCACGACATCGTCGGCGACCCCGAGGCGGTCCGGCGGTCGATGGGGCTGACGGGCCAGAGCGCCACCGTCGACGAGCTGCTGACCGGGCGGGAGAACATCCGCCTCATCGGCCGCTTCGCCGGCCTCTCCAGCGCCGCGGTGAAGCGCGTCGGCGACGACCTGCTCGAGCGGTTCTCGCTCACCGACGCCGCCGACCGCACGGCGAAGACCTACTCCGGCGGCATGCGGCGGCGCCTCGACCTCGCGGTCAGCCTCGTCGCCACCCCGCCGGTGCTGTTCCTCGACGAGCCCACCACCGGGCTCGACCCCCGCAGCCGCACCGAGCTGTGGGAGGTGCTGCGCGGGCTGGTCCATGACGGCACCACGCTGCTGCTGACCACGCAGTACCTCGAGGAGGCCGACCAGCTCGCCGACGACATCATCGTCATCGACAAGGGCCGCATCATCGCCCAGGGCACCCCGACCCAGCTCAAGCAGCAGTCGGGCCAGGCCAGCGTCGTCGTCCACGTCGCGACGGCCGCGGACCTCGAGCGTGCCGCCGCCGTCGTACGCCGCTGCGCGCCCGAGGTGCACGTCGACGACGCCTCGCGCCGCATCACCGCGAAGGCCGACGGGCTCGGCGACATGATCCTGATCAGCGAGGCGATCAACGCCGACGGTGTCGATGTCGACGACATCGGCCTGGCGCGACCCAGCCTCGACGACGTGTTCCTGCACCTCACCGGCCACCGGGCCGAGGACGAGACCGACGGCTCCGCGGAGCTCATCGAGGAGGGTGTCCGATGACGACCACCACCACCCCGGCCCACCTGGGCACCCAGCCCGCGGAGGGGCGCGAGCCGCTGTCGCCGCCGAGCTACGCGGCCGCCTGCCTCCTCGTGGTGCGGCGCAACCTGCTCCACATCAAGCGGATGCCTGAGCTGCTGCTCGACGTCACCATCCAGCCGGTGATGTTCGTGCTGCTCTTCGCGTTCGTCTTCGGCGGCGCCATCGCGATCCCCGGCAGCGACGTCGAGTACCGCGAGTACCTCATCCCCGGGATCATGGCCCAGACGATGGTGTTCAGCTCGTTCATCGTCGCGCTCGGGCTCGTCAACGACCTGCAGAAGGGCTTCGTCGACCGGCTGAAGTCGCTGCCGATCGCGCGCTCCTCGATCCTCGTGGGACGCAGCATCTCCAGCATCCTGCACTCCTCGATCGGCATCACCGTCATGGCGCTCACCGGTCTGGCCATCGGCTGGCGGATGCACGAGGGCGTCGGCAAGGCGGTGCTCGCGTTCGGGCTGTTCCTGCTCGTCGGCTTCGCGATGATCTGGGTCGGCATCCTCGTCGGCTCGACCTTCAACTCGGTCGAGGCCGTGAACGGCTTCATGTTCACCGTGATGTTCCCGCTGACGTTCCTGGCCAACACGTTCGCGCCGCCGGAGGCCATGCCCGACGTGCTCCGTGTGATCGCCGAGTGGAACCCGGTCTCGTCGCTGACCCAGGCGGCTCGCGAGCTGTGGGGCAACGGCCCGGTCGCGTCCCCCGACGCGCAGCTGCCGCTCCAGCACCCGGTGCTCTTCACCATCGGCTG
This DNA window, taken from Nocardioides sp. HDW12B, encodes the following:
- a CDS encoding ATP-binding cassette domain-containing protein, yielding MTTYAVEADDLVKKFGDTLAVDHVSFQVPEGSVMGVLGPNGAGKTTTVRMLTTMSRPTSGTGRVAGHDIVGDPEAVRRSMGLTGQSATVDELLTGRENIRLIGRFAGLSSAAVKRVGDDLLERFSLTDAADRTAKTYSGGMRRRLDLAVSLVATPPVLFLDEPTTGLDPRSRTELWEVLRGLVHDGTTLLLTTQYLEEADQLADDIIVIDKGRIIAQGTPTQLKQQSGQASVVVHVATAADLERAAAVVRRCAPEVHVDDASRRITAKADGLGDMILISEAINADGVDVDDIGLARPSLDDVFLHLTGHRAEDETDGSAELIEEGVR
- a CDS encoding sulfite exporter TauE/SafE family protein, coding for MTEFLQIAAAAFAVGIVVGLTGMGGGALMTPALIFLGVGDTKAVITADLTAAAVYKSGGAIVHSRHGAPNFEMAKWLIVGSVPMAFLGPFLVKAVVDPDKVDDVLKICIGFALLFAAATYALRLYINLRAVRRGFEPDDSKVQIRPIPTIAVGAVGGLLVGVTSVGSGSVIMVALLMLYPALSAVKLVGTDLVQAVPLVLAAAIANILAHGLDWGLTIPLIIGSVPGTIIGSRLAPAVPQSIIRRGIVVVLCMSGVALLDKAGWAPLGAAEDETYPMLIAATGVMVLVLVPIVWGFIRKSEGLPFFGGPTVREIEEGRAQHTETR
- a CDS encoding DUF2516 family protein, producing MDLFALPSLILLVVKLATFVLQAFAFVDALTHRAEAYVAADKLTKPAWCIILGVATASQLVFRDPINLFNLAGTIAALVYVLDVRPTLRELTRRR
- a CDS encoding DUF4012 domain-containing protein — protein: MLFTVWQALVVKNALTDAAADLKVAAKKFGEGRDRQAAARLEAAASSASRAQRNTTGPIWWIASYLPDVGDDVEAVRTVSAVADDLLGGALPGLTEGGSAARPEAFRPVRGRFDIEGIKAAQPILASLADDVSKGNARVATLDTPGLIVPLRTRVLDLQETLELADSAARAAASAAELMPTMLGQDGKRTYLLLFQNNAEIRAQGGMPGALAIIEAEDGSVRMTRQGAPRDIGTFPRPFVDLTGEEVELFTTRAAIYPQDTVFIPDFPRSSSIVSQMWERRQPEELDGVLSVDPVALSYLLRATGPVRLAGGQVVTATDARDYLMREVYLDVRGEKAQNTIFADTARGAFDALTGGSVEPAALLRAVAEATTERRIMVWSERSEEQDLLAGTAIGGDLPVAANERPEVGVYVNDSAADKLSAYFDYRVDVSARTCSADRQTLDVQVTMTSTVPAGVTLPTSVVGPPTNPTRPGDILNSVYLYAPPGGYIVSADLDGQEPPLGDYTYRGRDVGAVTVGLERGETRTLSYEVRTGEGETGDPRLITTPGALGSGMGDVSATAC
- a CDS encoding ABC transporter permease, with the protein product MTTTTTPAHLGTQPAEGREPLSPPSYAAACLLVVRRNLLHIKRMPELLLDVTIQPVMFVLLFAFVFGGAIAIPGSDVEYREYLIPGIMAQTMVFSSFIVALGLVNDLQKGFVDRLKSLPIARSSILVGRSISSILHSSIGITVMALTGLAIGWRMHEGVGKAVLAFGLFLLVGFAMIWVGILVGSTFNSVEAVNGFMFTVMFPLTFLANTFAPPEAMPDVLRVIAEWNPVSSLTQAARELWGNGPVASPDAQLPLQHPVLFTIGWALLITAVIAPLALRQFRNKARD
- the cysC gene encoding adenylyl-sulfate kinase, with product MTAPPQHCPSPRELDDLELIAYGALGGRQGFGGADDLVQLVVPASVAAALGRDGLELVDPEGTALAHLTVEDRFDAEQGTGLAGAVESRGHHVFGAFRRLYLSPAQVHEMYGEDTLTIPVAGPLTSADIEGITDRAQNRQVVLLALVGHGTPSFEGRPLSATGLLRATLAAADLLPNAAVVAAPLASRGPGRASDDHSLGEIVTSAYAAGDVFAVPGDGELPDEVAAVVDAEILPPSEIGLVLFFTGLSGSGKSTLARALTDVVLERGERTITSLDGDVVRRNLSAGLTFSKADRETNIRRIGWVAAEISRHRGLAICSPIAPFDETRQQVRAMVDAAGGVFFLIHVATPVEECERRDRKGLYARARRGEIPEFTGISSPYEEPADADVRVDTTGRSIEDCLAEVLDALDESGYLPHPSGERAPGVTT
- a CDS encoding helix-turn-helix transcriptional regulator — translated: MATPLGRTMGSLGDYLREQRLANKLSLRQLADAAGVSNPYLSQIERGLRRPSAEVLQSIATALRISAETLYVRAGILSPDDSEIRSVELAILADPGLSDRQKQSLVDIYRSFRASNDTTPEGD
- a CDS encoding TetR/AcrR family transcriptional regulator; translated protein: MTTRTARGTARTRLLEAALRVIRERGLHATTVDDLCAAAGVTKGAFFHHFASKDELAVAAADHWSSSTGAMFAASDFRALTTPWERIMGYLELRENLLDGDVAEFTCLVGTMVQEAYATHPEVRDACRASILGHAGTLVSDFGDLIATYGAPASVTATGLAEHTQTVLQGSFVLAKATDDASAVIVAIDHLRRYLELLFPAAAAPKETP
- a CDS encoding Ig-like domain repeat protein yields the protein MIKKAAVKATVGTAAASLLFLPGATMVAAPSLELMACSYPDSVVTTTELELAKSVVRRGERNQARVEVRSSGPTPRGEVRLTIRKDTRNGSKVVWGRTKGLNQNGVARFKRVKTNLAPDTYEVRAQYLGKCRFRDSSDTDFMTVRPRR
- a CDS encoding class I SAM-dependent methyltransferase; the protein is MKSLLKSIRWRFVERFYADHGKSAHVTKELQLLLGELPASATGLNVGAGSSRLDPRLKNLDLKDGPLVDIVGDAANLPLPDCSLDLVVTQETLEHVSDPATVMREVARVLRPGGKLYLQVPFIIGFHPSPHDYWRFTEEGISRLAESSGLRAVRRQQSVGAATGFYRVAVEFFAILLSGKSTPLYRVVKAIFSVLLFPVKRLDTVCARSPQAGRIAGGFYVVAVKD